GGGGCCCTTCGCGTACGACCGCCGTCAGCGCCTCGGCACGGTGATGTGGTAGCCGGCGTCGAGGAGTTCGGGCAGATAGCGGCGGAGCGCGACCACGCTCTGGGAGCGGTCGCCGCCCGCGTCGTGGGAGAGGACGACGGCGCCGGGGGCGGCGCCGTCGAGCACGCGGCGGACGATCGTGCCCGTGCCCGGCTCCTTCCAGTCGAGGGTGTCGATCGTCCAGGCGAGCGGCTCCATGCCCAGCTCGGCGCCGATCTCGAAGGAGTGCCGGTTCCAGGCCCCGTAGGGGGCGCGGTACCAGAGCGGCGCGGCGCCGAGGGTCCGCTCGACGACCTCGCTGGTGGAGCCGAGCTCGTCGCGGATCCGGGAGGGCCGCAGCTTGGGGATGAGGGGATGGGACCACGAGTGGTTGCCGACGACGTGCCCGTCGGCGGCCATCTCCCGCAGCAGGTCCGGGTTCTCGACGGCCATCTCGCCGCACACGAAGAACATCGCCCGGCAGCCGTACCGGCGCAGGGTCTCCAGGATGGCGGGGGTGTAGCGGGGGTCGGGGCCGTCGTCGAAGGACAGCACCATCGAGCGGCCGACCCCGGACATGCTGAGGAAGGGCCGCTGCCGCACCGGCGGCACCGCGCGCCGGAAGGCCGGGGGCGCGTACGCGGTCATCGGCTGGAGCCGGTACGAGGACGGGCGCAGCCGGGCCGCCCGCGCGGCCTGCGGACCGGCGGCCGGCCCCGCCGCGGGTCCCGCGCCCGGCGCGCCCTGGGGCGCGGGGGCGGCGCCCGTGGGCCGCTCGGGCGCGGCGAGCCGGTCCGCCGCGAGGTATCCGACGGTGGCCGTGGCGCCGAGCGCCGCGGCGAGACGCAGCACCGCCCGGCGCCCACTGGGCATCTGATCCTTTTTCATGACCAATGGTTCGTACGGGCGAGGGCCCACCCGGCTCACCGACACCGGCCCCCTGTCCGAAAACACCCGATGAGCCGAAAGCCTCCTGGGGTGACCGCACAGCGGCCCGCCCGGTTCGACGTCCTACTTCCCCATGGTCAGGCCGTCCTTGTCCGCTCCCCTGCTGAGTACGACCTGCCGGATCGTCTCGCGGTTCGAGGAGTGGCGCGGGTCTCCGTCACCCGCCGCGCCGAGGTTGACGACCCGGCCCCGGCCGGTGTCGAACCACTGCGGGACGAACTCGGCCTTGGTGACCTCCCAGCGCGCTCCGGGTGCCTTGGGCGGGGCGAAGGTGAAGCGGCCGAGGGTGCCCTGGTTGCCCCGGGGGTCGAAGGCGCCCTCGTGGTTGATCATGTCCCCGGCGATCTGGTCACCCATCCCGTAGACGATCCACGTGCCGTTGACCTTCTCGTACGCCTGCGGGATGTGAGCGTGCGTGCCGATGATCAAGTCGATGTCGGGACGGCCGTCGCTCGTGGAGGCGGTGAGCGCACGCCCGAGGGAAAGCTGCCGCTCGTCGGCGTCGGTCTGCCACTCGGTGCCCCAGTGGACGCTGACCACGACGACGTCGGCGCCGGCCGCGCGGGCCGCGCGGGCGTCGGCGATCACCTTGCGCTCGTCGAGCAGCTGGACCGCCCAGGGCTGTCCCTCGGGCAGCGGGTACCCGTTGGTGTCATAGGTGTAGGCGAGCTGGGCGACCGTGGCGCCGCCCGCCTTCATCAGCGTGGGCCGCGCCGCCTCCTCGGCGGTACGGGCGGAGCCGGCGTGCCGGATCCCGGCCGCGTCCAGGGCGTCCAGGGTGCGTCGGAGCCCGGCCGCTCCGTCGTCGAGGGTGTGGTTGGACGCGGTGGAACAGGAGTCGTATCCGGTGGCCTTGAGGGCGGTGGCGACCTCGGGCGGCGACTTGAAGGCGGGGTAGCCGGTGTAGGGGCCGCCCTCCTTCCCGTACACGGTCTCCATGTGGCAGATGGCCAGGTCGGCGGGGGCGACGACGCTCTTGACCCCGGCGAGCATGGGGCCGAAGTCGTAGCCGTCGCCGCCGGCGTCCTGGGCCGCGCGACGGATGATGGAGTCGTGCGGGAGGACGTCACCGGAGGCGACGAGGGTGAATCCGGCGGGGGCGGAGGCTCCGCCCGGGGCGGCGGACGGCGCGGCGGACGGCGGCGCGGTCCGGCCGGTGGCGGGCTGCCCGGCCGAGAGCCCGGGGGCGGGGCCACCGCCGCTCGGGGCGCTCCCTTCGGTGCAGCCGGTGGCCGCCGCGACGAGGAGGGCGGCGACCGCCACCACTGCCGGTCTGGTGCGTGAGGTCATCTACGGCACTCCGCTCAGCTCTTGCTATGAACACCTGTTCTGAAGAATTGATCGCGCAGGAAAGCCGCAGTCAAGGGTCAAGGCCGTACAAGCACACGAACCCCGCTGAAACGGACGCAACAACTCCGCCTGACCGTTCGCCGTACCATTCGCCGCTCTGTGCGACCGTTCGTCGCAGACCGATGTCCCTTCCCTGTCACTCCTCTTCCGGATGCGTTCGTATACCGCCGGGACGACGAGCCGAGGGAGAGGCGGGGAGCATGACGACGGCGACGACCGACGAACGGAACCTGGAGCAGCTGCAGCGGGACCACGGCCCGGCACTGCTCTCCTTCCTGCTCGGGCTGACCTACGGCGACCGGCAGCGCGCCGAGGACCTCGCCCAGGAGACCCTCGTACGCGCCTGGCTCCACCCCGAGGCCTTCGAAGGGCCCTACGAGTCCATGCGGCCCTGGCTCTTCACCGTGGCCCGCCGGCTGGCCATCGACGCGCGCCGCTCGCGCCTCGCCCGGCCCGCCGAGATCGGCGACGGCGTCCTCGCGGTGACGCCCGACCCGGCCGACGCCACCGCCTCCGCCGAGGCGGCGCTCGACGTACGGGCCGCCGTCCGCGGACTGAGCCCCGAGCACCGGGAGGTGCTCGTCCGGATCTACTTCCACGGCCTGACCGTCAACGAGGCCGCCGTGGACCTCGGCATCCCCGCCGGGACCGTCAAATCCCGCTCGCACTACGCCCTGCGGCAGCTCGGCCGGTCCCTGCCCGGCTACCGCCCGCACCGCGCGGGCGTTGCCCGGCCGCGCGCCACGGCCTCACAATGACGCCGTGACGACTCCCGACGCCGTGGCGCTGACGCCCACCGCCGCCGAAAAGATCCTCGCCGACAACTTCGCCCCCTGGGTGCTCGACCTGGGACTCACCATCGAATCCGTCGCCTCCGCCGACGGAGCCGGAGCCGAGGCCGTGCTCCGGCTCCCCTGGTCCGACCGGCTCGCCCGGGAGGGCGGCGGCCTCTCCGGCCAGGCCCTGATGGCCGCGGCGGACACGGCGACGGTCATCGCGGTCGCCGCGGCCCGCGGCGGCTTCGTCCCGATGACCACCGTCCAGCAGTCCATCACCTTCCAGCGGGCGGTCGTCGGCAGCGACGTCCTGGTGCGGGCCCGGCTCACCAAGTCGGGCAAGCGGATGGCCTTCGCCGACATCACGATGACCGCCGACGGCACGGAGGAGACCGCCGCCCACGCCACCGCCGTGTACGCGCTGCTCGGCTGAACCGGCCACGGCCCGCCGCTCCCACCCCGTACGCCACGCCTGGCAACACTCGCCCCACCGGCACCTATCCGGCCGGAAAACGTATCCGAAACCACACGGGCGAGTTGAGCAAAGCGGGACCCGCGGAGGCCCTTCACGGTGGAGGCTCTCCCCCGGGCCCCTGACATCCGGGCCCCACATGTACGGGTCCCTGATGTACGGGGTCCCTGATGTACGGGTCCCCATGTCCGGGAGAAGAAGGTGGGAGCGTTGCTGCCCGAGAGCACGAACGGCACCGGCGGCACGAGCGGCGGCGGACTCGCCGTCCCAATGGCCTGGCTGTGCGCCGAGTACCAGGCGGACGCGGTGTTGCGGTCCGCCGCGCTCGTGGCGCCCGGCTCGCTGGAGTACCGGGCCGGCCTCCAGGCCCTGGCCCTCACCGTCCATCTGTCGGAGGACCCGGACCCCGTACCGGTCGAGACGTTGCTGCGCCGCACGGCGTACGACCGGCCCTGGACGTCCTGGGTCGAGGAGCGGCTCGCCGGCCGCCTCGCCGCGGAGGGGGACGGGCCCGACCTGGCCCTCGCCCACAGCGCCTGGCGTGCTCTGCGCGACACCTGGGTGCGTGCCGCCGATGTGGACGGCCCGACGGCCGGCGAACGCGGTTCACCGGTGGACGAGAAGGTGCAGGTCTGGGTGCCCGCCTGGAAGCTGGGCCTGCCGCTCGCCCACCTGTCCGTCTACCTACGCTGAACGGTGCACGCCGGGGCGGTACTTGGGAATGCGTACCGTCACCTTCATGCCCGCGCCGACGCCGGTCTCGATGACGAGGCCGTGCTCCGCGCCGTACACCTGCCGCAGCCGCTCGTCCACATTGAGCAGACCGATGCCGGACCCCGCCGGGTGCTCCCCGCGCAGGACGGCCCGCAGCAGCTCCGGGTCCATGCCGACGCCGTCGTCCTCGACGGTCACCACGGCCTCGGCACCCGCGTCCCGGGCGGCGATCGTCACCCGGCAGCCCCGCTCCCGCTCCTGGAGGCCGTGCTTGACGGCGTTCTCCACCAGGGGCTGGAGGCAGAGGAAGGGCAGCGTCACCGGCAGCACCTCCGGGGCGATCTGCAGCGTCACCTTCAGCCGGTTCCCGAAGCGCGCTCCGGCGAGGGCCAAGTACTGCTCGATGGAGCGCAGTTCGTCGGCGAGCTGGGCGAAGTCGCCGTGCCTGCGGAAGGAGTAGCGGGTGAAGTCGGCGAACTCCAAGAGGAGTTCCCTGGCCCGCTCGGGGTCGGTGCGGACGAACGACGCGATGGCGGCGAGGGAGTTGAAGATGAAGTGCGGGGAGATCTGCGCCCGCAGGGCCCTGATCTCGGCCTCCACGATCCTGGTCCGCGAGCGGTCGAGCTCGGCCAGCTCCAGCTGGACGGAGACCCAGCGGGCCACCTCGGTCGCGGCCCGCACCAGGACGGCCGACTCCCGTGAGCCGTACGCGACGAGCGCGCCGAGGACCCCGTCCTCGCCGGTGAGCGGGGCGATCACCGCCCAGCGCAGGGGGCACGCCGGGTCGTCGCAGTCGGTGTGCGCGGACCGGCTGCGGCCCGTGTCGAGGGTGTCGGCGGCCAGCGCGGGAACGTGCGCCCGGTGGTGGTCCCCGCCCGGACCGTCCCAGGCGAGGACCGCGCCCCGGTCGGTGAGGCAGAGCGCCTCGGTGCCGAGCAGCGAGCGCAGCGTGCTCGCCGCCTTGCGGGCGGTCTCCTCGGTCAGCCCGGCACGCAGCGGCGGCGCGGCGAGCGAGGCCGTGTGCAGGGTGTGGAAGGTGGCCCGTTCGACAGGGGTGCCGAGGTCGGGGTCGGCGGTGCGGCCCCCGCGCCGTGCGGCGAACCGCCCCAGGACGAAGCCCGCCGCGAGGAGCACCACCCCGGCGGCGGCCGCGGCGGCGAGCGCGATACCGGTCACGGGCGTACCTCCGGGGCGGCGGGGTCGGTGCCGGTCATCGGCGTCCCCCTCGGGAAGGAACGGTGCCGGTCATCGGCGTACCTCCTGGGAGGGGACGGAGCCGGTGAACTCCTCCGGCAGGTGGAGCCGGGCGAGGAGTGCCGGGGTGCCGGGCGGGATCCGGCCGGGGGTCGCGAGCGAGACGAGGACCATCGTCAGGAAGCCGAGGGGAACCGACCAGACGGCGGGCCAGGCCATCAGCGTGTGCGGCCAGCCCTCGGGCGCGAGCCCGGCCCGGGTCGCCATCACGGCCGCGAGGGCCGAGCCGCCGCCGAGCAGGAGCCCGGCCATGGCCCCGGGCGGGGTGAGCCGGCGCCACCAGATGCCGAGGACGAGCAGCGGACAGAACGAGGAGGCGGAGACCGCGAACGCGAGGCCGACGGCGTCGGCGACCGGCACCTTGGACGCGACCACGCCGACGCCGAGCGGGACGGCGGTGGCCAGCAGGGTCCCGAGGCGGAAGTGGCGCACGCCCCGGGAGGGCAGCACGTCCTGGGTGAGGACACCGGCGACGGACATGGTGAGTCCGGAGGCGGTGGAGAGGAAGGCGGCGAAGGCCCCGCCCGCCAGGAGCGCGCCGAGGAGGTCGCCTGCGGATCCGCCGAGGATCCGCTCGGGCAGGACGAGCACGGCGGCGTCGGCTGAGCCGGTGAGGGCGAGCTCGGGGGCGTAGATCCGGCCGAGGAATCCGTACAGCGGCGGCAGCAGGTAGAACGCGCCGACGAGCCCGAGGACGACGAGGGTGGTGCGGCGGGCCGCGCGGCCGTGGGGGCTCGTGTAGAAGCGGACGGCGACGTGCGGCAGGCCCATGGTGCCGAGGAAGGTCGCGAGGATCAGCCCGTACGTGGCGTACAGCTGGTGTCCGTCGTGTCCCCCGGCGAGCGGCTGGGACCAGCCGAGGGGGTCGGTACCGCTGGCGGCCCTTTCGGGCAGGACCGCGCCCGGGGCGAAGGCGAGTTCGGTGCCGGCGAGGACGTGGTGGGTGCCGGGGGCGAGGGTGACGGTCCGGTGCTCGTACGGGACGGTGTCGACGCGCCCGGTCACGGTGAGGGTGAGCGGGGCGTCGAGGCGGATCCGTACCGTGTCGGCGACGCGGACGACGGTGTGCTCGCGGAGGACGGCGGGGGCGTCGAAGCGGGCCCGGGGCGCGCCGTCCCCGTACCAGGCGGCGAGGAGGAAGAGGACGGGGACGAGCAGGGCGGTGAGTTTCAGCCAGTACTGGAAGGTCTGGACGAAGGTGATGCTGCGCATGCCTCCGGCGGCGACGGTGCCGGTGACGACGAGGGCGACGAGCAGCCCGCCGACCCATTCGGGTGCGCCGGTGAGGATCTCCAGGGTGAGCCCGGCGCCCTGGAGCTGCGGCAGCAGGTAGAGCCAGCCGATGCCGACGACGAAGAGGCTGGCGAGGCGGCGGGCCTGCGGCGATTCGAGGCGGGCCTCGGCGAAGTCGGAGAGGGTGTACGCGCCGGAGCGGCGCAGCGGGGCGGCGACGAGGACCAGCAGGACCAGGTACCCGGCGGTGTAGCCGACGGGGTACCAGAGCATCGCGGGGCCCTGGACGAGGACGAGCCCGGCGATGCCGAGGAAGGAGGCGGCGGAGAGGTACTCGCCGCTGATGGCGGCGGCGTTGAGGCCCGGCCGGACGGTCCGCGAGGCGACGTAGAAGTCGGAGGTGGTGCGGGAGATCCGCAGGCCGAGGGCGCCGATGAGGACGGTCGCGAGGACGACGGCGGTGACGGCCGCGACGGCGTAGGTCTGGTTCACGCGGGGTGCTTCACCGTTTCGGTCACCGTTCGACGAGGCCGGTGAAGTCGCGCTCGTTGCGCTCGGCGCGGCGGACGTACCAGTGGGCGATGCCCCAGACGACGGGGTACACCCCGGCGCCGAGCGCGGCCCAGACGAGGGCCTCGGGCGCGGGCAGCGCGAGCAGCAGGGGCAGCGAGCCGACGAGCAGGGCGAGCGCGCCGAGCGCAGTGAGCGCGGCGCGCAGCTGGCTGCGCATCAGGGAGCGGACGTAGGTGTGCCCGAGGGTGGTCTGCTCGTCGATCTCGGAGCGGGCCGGGGCGTGCGCGGGAGGCCGCCGCCGGGCGGGTCCGGGGACGGCGCCGTGGGCGGAGGCGTACGTGACGGTCTCGCGCCGGGGTCTGCGCGGCGGCTGGTGCTCGGACATCGGCGTCCGCTCCGGCATCTCTCGGACGGCTGCACGGCGGGCGGTCGGGCCGTCGGGCAGGCGGGCCGTGGGGCCCGGGACGCGTGGAGTCTACGCAGCGCTCCCCGGCCACGACAGACCCGCGGGTGATCAGCCCCCGGCCCGGCGCATCAGCAGGTCACGGAGGTGGCGGGCGTGGCGGCGACTCACGGCGAGGTCGGTGTCGCCGAGCCGTACCGAGGTGGCGCCGCCGTCGAGGCGGAGTTCGTCGATCCGGTCGAGGGCCACGAGATGGCTGCGGTGGATGCGGACGAAGCCCCGGGCGGCCCACCGCTCTTCGAGGGTGGAGAGCGGGATGCGGACGAGATGGCTGCCGTGGTCGGTGTGGAGGCGGGCGTAGTCGCCGTGGGCCTCCACGTACGCGATGTCGTCGACGGAGACGAAGCGGGTGACCCCGCCGAGCTCGACGGGGACCTGTTCGGGGGCGGCGGGCCCGGAGGTCACGGCCGGGGCCGCCGGCGCGGTGGCGTGGACCAGGTCGTGGACGCGGCGGACGGCCTCGGCGAGACGTTCGCGGCGGACGGGCTTGAGGACGTAGTCGACCGCTTTGAGGTCGAAGGCCTGGAGGGCGAAGCCCTCGTGGGCGGTGACGAAGACGACGAGCGGCGGGCGGGCGAAGCCGGCGAGCAGCCGGGCGACGTCGAGTCCGGTGAGACCGGGCAT
The sequence above is a segment of the Streptomyces sp. NBC_01255 genome. Coding sequences within it:
- a CDS encoding polysaccharide deacetylase family protein, with protein sequence MPSGRRAVLRLAAALGATATVGYLAADRLAAPERPTGAAPAPQGAPGAGPAAGPAAGPQAARAARLRPSSYRLQPMTAYAPPAFRRAVPPVRQRPFLSMSGVGRSMVLSFDDGPDPRYTPAILETLRRYGCRAMFFVCGEMAVENPDLLREMAADGHVVGNHSWSHPLIPKLRPSRIRDELGSTSEVVERTLGAAPLWYRAPYGAWNRHSFEIGAELGMEPLAWTIDTLDWKEPGTGTIVRRVLDGAAPGAVVLSHDAGGDRSQSVVALRRYLPELLDAGYHITVPRR
- a CDS encoding CapA family protein, producing MTSRTRPAVVAVAALLVAAATGCTEGSAPSGGGPAPGLSAGQPATGRTAPPSAAPSAAPGGASAPAGFTLVASGDVLPHDSIIRRAAQDAGGDGYDFGPMLAGVKSVVAPADLAICHMETVYGKEGGPYTGYPAFKSPPEVATALKATGYDSCSTASNHTLDDGAAGLRRTLDALDAAGIRHAGSARTAEEAARPTLMKAGGATVAQLAYTYDTNGYPLPEGQPWAVQLLDERKVIADARAARAAGADVVVVSVHWGTEWQTDADERQLSLGRALTASTSDGRPDIDLIIGTHAHIPQAYEKVNGTWIVYGMGDQIAGDMINHEGAFDPRGNQGTLGRFTFAPPKAPGARWEVTKAEFVPQWFDTGRGRVVNLGAAGDGDPRHSSNRETIRQVVLSRGADKDGLTMGK
- a CDS encoding sigma-70 family RNA polymerase sigma factor; this encodes MTTATTDERNLEQLQRDHGPALLSFLLGLTYGDRQRAEDLAQETLVRAWLHPEAFEGPYESMRPWLFTVARRLAIDARRSRLARPAEIGDGVLAVTPDPADATASAEAALDVRAAVRGLSPEHREVLVRIYFHGLTVNEAAVDLGIPAGTVKSRSHYALRQLGRSLPGYRPHRAGVARPRATASQ
- a CDS encoding PaaI family thioesterase, producing MALTPTAAEKILADNFAPWVLDLGLTIESVASADGAGAEAVLRLPWSDRLAREGGGLSGQALMAAADTATVIAVAAARGGFVPMTTVQQSITFQRAVVGSDVLVRARLTKSGKRMAFADITMTADGTEETAAHATAVYALLG
- a CDS encoding sensor histidine kinase; its protein translation is MTGIALAAAAAAGVVLLAAGFVLGRFAARRGGRTADPDLGTPVERATFHTLHTASLAAPPLRAGLTEETARKAASTLRSLLGTEALCLTDRGAVLAWDGPGGDHHRAHVPALAADTLDTGRSRSAHTDCDDPACPLRWAVIAPLTGEDGVLGALVAYGSRESAVLVRAATEVARWVSVQLELAELDRSRTRIVEAEIRALRAQISPHFIFNSLAAIASFVRTDPERARELLLEFADFTRYSFRRHGDFAQLADELRSIEQYLALAGARFGNRLKVTLQIAPEVLPVTLPFLCLQPLVENAVKHGLQERERGCRVTIAARDAGAEAVVTVEDDGVGMDPELLRAVLRGEHPAGSGIGLLNVDERLRQVYGAEHGLVIETGVGAGMKVTVRIPKYRPGVHRSA
- a CDS encoding sodium/solute symporter; protein product: MNQTYAVAAVTAVVLATVLIGALGLRISRTTSDFYVASRTVRPGLNAAAISGEYLSAASFLGIAGLVLVQGPAMLWYPVGYTAGYLVLLVLVAAPLRRSGAYTLSDFAEARLESPQARRLASLFVVGIGWLYLLPQLQGAGLTLEILTGAPEWVGGLLVALVVTGTVAAGGMRSITFVQTFQYWLKLTALLVPVLFLLAAWYGDGAPRARFDAPAVLREHTVVRVADTVRIRLDAPLTLTVTGRVDTVPYEHRTVTLAPGTHHVLAGTELAFAPGAVLPERAASGTDPLGWSQPLAGGHDGHQLYATYGLILATFLGTMGLPHVAVRFYTSPHGRAARRTTLVVLGLVGAFYLLPPLYGFLGRIYAPELALTGSADAAVLVLPERILGGSAGDLLGALLAGGAFAAFLSTASGLTMSVAGVLTQDVLPSRGVRHFRLGTLLATAVPLGVGVVASKVPVADAVGLAFAVSASSFCPLLVLGIWWRRLTPPGAMAGLLLGGGSALAAVMATRAGLAPEGWPHTLMAWPAVWSVPLGFLTMVLVSLATPGRIPPGTPALLARLHLPEEFTGSVPSQEVRR
- a CDS encoding LytR/AlgR family response regulator transcription factor, whose protein sequence is MLRVLAVDDEEPALGELLYLLRADPRVRTAEGAGDATEALRRIGRALETGPDGDDGIDVVFLDIHMPGLTGLDVARLLAGFARPPLVVFVTAHEGFALQAFDLKAVDYVLKPVRRERLAEAVRRVHDLVHATAPAAPAVTSGPAAPEQVPVELGGVTRFVSVDDIAYVEAHGDYARLHTDHGSHLVRIPLSTLEERWAARGFVRIHRSHLVALDRIDELRLDGGATSVRLGDTDLAVSRRHARHLRDLLMRRAGG